Proteins co-encoded in one Lysobacter solisilvae genomic window:
- a CDS encoding amidohydrolase — protein MRPVWAGAALTLLVGAAQAAPPDSTPPQPSAASTPSRFVQDPYPSTYRRIAAPPVLIQHATVLTGTGLRLDDADVLMREGRVVAVGTALDVPADATRVDGTGKWVTPGIIDVHSHLGVYPSPGMSAHSDGNEATSPVTANVWAEHSVWPQDPGFSTALAGGITSLQVLPGSANLIGGRGVTLKNVPATTYQAMKFPGAPWGLKMACGENPKRVYGQKGGPGTRMANVAGYRAAFIDASEYLRKSTPKKAAAKKRSWWQFGKGSSNGEADSEKDTGGKRDLKLDTLAGAINGDIQVHIHCYRADEMATMLDLAKEFGFKIAAFHHGVEAYKLADRLAAEGVCGALWADWWGFKMEAFDGIQENIALVDRPAGSCAIVHSDSEEGIQRLNQEAAKVIGHARLAGMEIAPERAITWLTRNAAKALGVLDQTGTLEAGKMADVVLWNGNPFSVYAKAEQVYIDGARIFDRADPQRQPESDFMLGQGVSGGVR, from the coding sequence ATGAGACCCGTCTGGGCCGGCGCCGCGCTGACCCTGCTGGTCGGTGCGGCGCAGGCCGCGCCGCCCGATTCCACGCCGCCGCAGCCGTCCGCCGCCTCGACGCCGTCGCGCTTCGTGCAGGACCCGTATCCGAGCACCTACCGGCGCATCGCCGCACCGCCCGTGCTGATCCAGCACGCCACCGTGCTCACCGGCACCGGCCTGCGGCTGGACGATGCCGACGTGCTGATGCGCGAGGGCCGCGTCGTGGCCGTCGGCACCGCGCTGGACGTACCCGCCGACGCGACCCGGGTCGACGGCACGGGCAAGTGGGTCACCCCCGGCATCATCGACGTGCACTCGCACCTGGGCGTGTATCCGAGCCCGGGCATGAGCGCCCACAGCGACGGCAACGAGGCCACCTCGCCGGTCACCGCCAACGTCTGGGCCGAGCACTCGGTGTGGCCCCAGGACCCGGGCTTCAGCACGGCGCTGGCCGGTGGCATTACCTCGCTGCAGGTCCTGCCCGGCAGCGCCAACCTGATCGGCGGCCGCGGCGTCACCCTGAAGAACGTCCCGGCCACCACCTATCAGGCGATGAAATTCCCCGGCGCGCCCTGGGGCCTGAAGATGGCCTGCGGCGAGAACCCCAAGCGCGTGTACGGCCAGAAGGGCGGCCCGGGCACGAGGATGGCGAACGTGGCCGGCTACCGCGCGGCCTTCATCGACGCCAGCGAATACCTGCGCAAGAGCACGCCGAAGAAGGCCGCCGCGAAGAAGCGCAGCTGGTGGCAGTTCGGCAAGGGCAGCAGCAACGGCGAGGCCGACAGCGAGAAGGACACCGGCGGCAAGCGTGACCTCAAGCTGGACACGCTGGCCGGCGCGATCAACGGCGACATCCAGGTGCACATCCACTGCTACCGCGCCGACGAGATGGCCACGATGCTCGACCTCGCCAAGGAGTTCGGGTTCAAGATCGCCGCGTTCCACCACGGGGTGGAGGCCTACAAGCTGGCCGACCGCCTGGCCGCTGAAGGCGTGTGCGGCGCGCTGTGGGCCGACTGGTGGGGCTTCAAGATGGAAGCCTTCGACGGCATCCAGGAGAACATCGCCCTGGTCGACCGCCCGGCGGGCAGCTGCGCGATCGTCCACTCCGATTCGGAGGAAGGCATCCAGCGCCTCAACCAGGAGGCGGCCAAGGTGATCGGACATGCGCGCCTGGCCGGCATGGAGATCGCCCCCGAACGCGCGATCACCTGGCTGACGCGCAACGCCGCCAAGGCGCTGGGCGTGCTCGACCAGACAGGCACGCTGGAGGCCGGCAAGATGGCCGACGTCGTGCTGTGGAACGGCAACCCCTTCAGCGTGTACGCCAAGGCCGAGCAGGTCTACATCGATGGCGCGCGCATCTTCGACCGCGCCGATCCCCAGCGGCAGCCGGAGTCCGACTTCATGCTGGGCCAGGGCGTGAGCGGAGGTGTGCGATGA
- a CDS encoding sensor domain-containing diguanylate cyclase, which produces MAAGKRVSVNARPGLLLGLIGLFCLCGLLGLLPGPAGAFDHDTGVNGILGIDRMEASALDTPASQMPKLASSAWIPSQQPHQLAGAQAGRGWWRVHPLRSGDVDRLLLVYHPYSARLTVLVPPDYRPQRASIFDPGLDAGHSRRALAFAVPGSAAGPVYIGVVDARYPLQVALRTPHAYSVEDHGHVRVLWLSMGILLGVSLVTLLFWTLLRERVYLLFAATMLLQSLYILMAYGEVYAIAPLAWLGRFGVVGVWCVATASTIVSVYFLIELAELRPRTPWLSRVLWVVGALVPAVLLLVLLSPWPADKRWFPPIGNALLLLANLLAIVSLFTAWRRGGRHAGLVLIAWVPLVVVSTARALQLVSGQPLSPWLEYGLPLMQAFAAVVLVLGLAYRMLTFRRERDAAKQDAEHDALTGVLNRAGMMRRLEHAIAECRREGVPLSVLFLDLDHFKRINDTHGHAIGDACLCAVTEAIREEMQPDQKLGRLGGEEFLLLMPGYSRRHARDLAERIRELVEVACARVRKAPVGLTLSVGVVESGVGDGAGSLVQRADEAMYQAKHEGRNRVVVLDSARG; this is translated from the coding sequence ATGGCGGCGGGGAAGCGGGTATCCGTCAACGCGCGACCGGGCCTGCTCCTGGGGCTGATCGGGCTGTTCTGCCTGTGCGGCCTGCTGGGCCTGCTGCCTGGGCCCGCCGGCGCCTTCGATCACGACACTGGCGTCAACGGCATCCTGGGCATCGACCGGATGGAGGCCTCCGCGCTGGACACGCCCGCCAGCCAGATGCCGAAGCTGGCCAGCAGTGCGTGGATCCCGTCGCAGCAGCCGCACCAGCTGGCCGGCGCGCAGGCGGGTCGCGGCTGGTGGCGCGTGCATCCGCTACGCAGCGGCGACGTCGATCGCCTGCTGCTGGTCTACCACCCCTACAGCGCCCGCCTGACCGTCCTGGTCCCGCCGGACTACCGGCCGCAGCGCGCGTCCATCTTCGATCCCGGCCTGGATGCCGGGCACTCGCGGCGGGCGCTGGCCTTCGCCGTGCCCGGCAGCGCGGCTGGCCCGGTCTACATCGGTGTTGTGGACGCCCGCTATCCGCTGCAGGTCGCCCTGCGCACGCCGCACGCCTATAGCGTGGAGGACCACGGCCACGTGCGAGTGCTGTGGCTGAGCATGGGCATCCTCCTGGGCGTCTCGCTGGTGACGCTGCTGTTCTGGACACTGCTGCGCGAGCGGGTGTACCTGCTGTTCGCCGCCACCATGCTGCTGCAGTCGCTGTACATCCTGATGGCCTATGGCGAGGTCTATGCGATCGCGCCGCTGGCCTGGCTGGGGCGCTTTGGCGTGGTCGGGGTGTGGTGCGTGGCGACCGCCTCCACCATCGTCTCGGTGTACTTCCTGATCGAACTGGCCGAACTGCGCCCGCGCACGCCCTGGCTGAGCCGCGTGCTGTGGGTGGTCGGCGCGCTGGTGCCGGCCGTGCTGCTGCTGGTGCTGCTGTCGCCGTGGCCGGCCGACAAGCGCTGGTTCCCGCCGATCGGCAACGCGCTGCTGCTGCTGGCCAACCTGCTGGCGATCGTCTCGCTGTTCACCGCCTGGCGTCGGGGCGGCCGCCACGCGGGCCTGGTGCTGATCGCCTGGGTGCCGCTGGTGGTGGTCTCCACTGCGCGCGCGCTGCAGCTGGTGTCCGGCCAGCCGCTCAGTCCGTGGCTGGAATACGGCCTGCCGCTGATGCAGGCCTTCGCCGCCGTGGTGCTGGTGCTGGGCCTGGCCTACCGCATGCTCACGTTCCGCCGCGAACGCGACGCGGCCAAGCAGGACGCCGAACACGACGCCCTCACCGGCGTGCTCAACCGCGCCGGGATGATGCGGCGCCTGGAGCACGCCATCGCCGAATGCCGCCGCGAGGGCGTGCCGTTGTCGGTGCTGTTCCTGGACCTGGACCACTTCAAGCGCATCAACGACACCCACGGCCATGCCATCGGCGATGCCTGCCTGTGCGCGGTCACCGAGGCGATCCGGGAGGAGATGCAGCCCGACCAGAAGCTGGGCCGGCTGGGCGGCGAAGAATTCCTGCTGCTGATGCCCGGTTACAGCCGCCGCCATGCACGCGACCTGGCCGAGCGCATCCGTGAACTGGTGGAGGTGGCCTGCGCGCGCGTGCGCAAGGCGCCGGTCGGGCTCACGCTCAGCGTCGGCGTGGTCGAAAGCGGCGTGGGCGACGGCGCCGGGTCGCTGGTGCAGCGCGCGGACGAGGCCATGTACCAGGCCAAGCACGAAGGCCGCAACCGGGTGGTCGTGCTCGATTCGGCGCGCGGGTAG
- a CDS encoding DUF1761 domain-containing protein has protein sequence MSFDVNWLAVVAAAVSAFMLGGIWYGPLFKNVWCREAGVDPQGKPGHPGRVFGSAFVLALIAAVAFALLLGPSPSLHLGLHHGVLVGFAFVATSFGINYAFAQRSLKLWLIDGGYHVLQFTLYGLILGLWH, from the coding sequence ATGTCGTTCGACGTCAACTGGCTGGCCGTCGTGGCCGCCGCCGTGTCCGCCTTCATGCTCGGCGGTATCTGGTACGGCCCGCTGTTCAAGAACGTCTGGTGCCGCGAGGCGGGCGTGGACCCGCAGGGCAAGCCGGGCCATCCCGGGCGCGTCTTCGGCAGCGCCTTCGTACTGGCACTGATCGCCGCAGTGGCCTTCGCCCTGCTGCTCGGCCCGTCGCCCTCGCTGCACCTGGGGCTGCACCACGGTGTGCTGGTCGGCTTCGCCTTCGTGGCCACCAGCTTCGGCATCAACTACGCCTTCGCCCAGCGCAGCCTCAAGCTGTGGCTGATCGATGGCGGCTACCACGTGCTGCAGTTCACCCTCTACGGCCTGATCCTGGGCCTGTGGCACTGA
- a CDS encoding helix-turn-helix transcriptional regulator has protein sequence MPVLAFGRDRRWASHLQRVLVQRGEFDWRGVLSAQAMEGARPGRAIWLLDGDDIRCQHLRGDAQQSARIYFYTQPDVSALRHCARLAGSGCLDKNAAPEVILRALRAVETGLFAVDSALLARALAAERRAPAPVDNLSHLTDRQREIVHWAAMGMSNKQIGRRLGISPETVKSHLHQVFEREGISGRVALLALHRPEAHTNGADEVIRI, from the coding sequence TTGCCCGTTCTCGCGTTCGGTCGTGACCGTCGCTGGGCTTCCCATCTGCAACGCGTGCTGGTGCAGCGGGGCGAGTTCGACTGGCGCGGCGTACTGTCCGCGCAGGCCATGGAAGGCGCCCGGCCCGGAAGGGCGATATGGCTGCTCGACGGCGACGACATCCGCTGCCAGCACCTGCGGGGCGACGCGCAGCAATCGGCGCGCATCTACTTCTACACGCAGCCGGATGTGTCGGCGCTGCGCCATTGCGCGCGGCTGGCCGGTTCGGGATGCCTGGACAAGAACGCCGCCCCGGAAGTGATCCTGCGCGCGCTGCGCGCCGTGGAAACCGGGCTTTTCGCCGTGGACAGCGCGCTGCTGGCACGGGCCCTGGCCGCCGAACGCCGCGCGCCGGCGCCGGTCGACAACCTCTCGCACCTCACCGACCGGCAGCGCGAAATCGTGCACTGGGCGGCGATGGGCATGAGCAACAAGCAGATCGGCCGCCGGCTGGGCATCAGTCCGGAGACGGTAAAGAGCCACCTGCACCAGGTGTTCGAGCGCGAAGGCATCAGCGGACGCGTGGCCCTGCTGGCCCTGCACCGCCCCGAAGCGCACACCAACGGCGCCGATGAGGTGATCCGGATCTAG
- a CDS encoding 2-hydroxychromene-2-carboxylate isomerase gives MNALRWYFDFISPFAYLHWQKLRALEGTLDIEPVPVVFGAVLAAHAHKGPAEIPGKREFTYRHVLWQAQRQGVTLHFPPAHPFNPLAALRLCVAAGSRPEAVTAIFDWIWGQGRAGDDAQALAPVADALGVGAAALASPQVKDALRANTDAALAAGVFGVPTLAVAGELFWGNDAHEFALAVLAQPELLQTPEMQRVSRLPQAVRRI, from the coding sequence ATGAACGCGCTGCGCTGGTACTTCGACTTCATCTCGCCCTTCGCCTATCTGCACTGGCAGAAGCTGCGCGCACTGGAGGGCACGCTGGACATCGAGCCGGTGCCCGTCGTGTTCGGCGCCGTGCTGGCTGCGCATGCCCACAAGGGGCCGGCCGAGATACCGGGCAAGCGCGAGTTCACCTACCGGCACGTGCTGTGGCAGGCGCAGCGGCAAGGCGTGACGCTGCACTTCCCGCCCGCGCACCCCTTCAACCCGCTGGCCGCGCTGCGACTGTGCGTGGCGGCCGGCAGCCGGCCGGAGGCCGTCACCGCGATCTTCGACTGGATCTGGGGCCAGGGCCGCGCCGGCGACGACGCCCAGGCCCTGGCGCCCGTGGCCGACGCCCTGGGCGTGGGTGCGGCCGCCCTGGCCTCACCGCAGGTCAAGGACGCGCTGCGCGCCAACACCGACGCCGCGCTGGCGGCCGGCGTGTTCGGTGTGCCGACGTTGGCGGTAGCGGGGGAACTGTTCTGGGGCAATGACGCCCACGAGTTCGCGCTGGCGGTGCTGGCGCAGCCGGAGCTGCTGCAGACGCCGGAAATGCAGCGGGTCAGCCGCCTGCCCCAGGCGGTCCGGCGCATCTGA
- a CDS encoding amidohydrolase family protein — protein MSARNMTTTTMKALAAAVMLCVGGVAAAQGLPSGTVLIRNATVHTAGAQGTLHNADVLVSGGVIRAVGTGLPATPDAQVVDAKGAPLTPTLFGGITETGLEEVSGEKATVDASLGLGAATKEMSVRPEFDVTLAYNPDSVLLPVSRVEGIGWTLLGANTTEGGSIIGGLGGVVRLDGSPDPVGARVLFVSLGSRAAALTGSSRAAQWMLLDQLIDEVRGRISPDSHAALLTPAGRATLARYIGGGGRVMVNVQRAADIRQLLRWSARHNVRVAIAGGAEAWMLAPELARAKVPVFVDPLANLPASFDEIHSTMENAARLKAGGVDVSFAQGGDASHNARKVRQLAGNAVANGLPWEDGLAGLTRVPAQALGVGDRMGTIAPGKRADLVLWSGDPLEVSSVALQVWLDGRAIPMRSRQTELRDRYLRATTPAEAGGMPRAYPAQDR, from the coding sequence ATGAGCGCGCGGAACATGACGACCACGACGATGAAGGCGCTCGCCGCCGCGGTGATGCTGTGCGTGGGCGGCGTCGCCGCGGCGCAGGGCCTGCCGTCGGGCACCGTGCTGATCCGCAATGCCACCGTGCACACCGCAGGCGCGCAGGGCACGCTGCACAACGCCGACGTGCTGGTCAGCGGCGGCGTGATCCGCGCCGTCGGCACCGGCCTGCCGGCCACGCCGGACGCGCAGGTGGTCGACGCGAAGGGCGCGCCGCTGACGCCGACGCTGTTCGGCGGCATCACCGAGACCGGGCTGGAGGAAGTCTCCGGCGAAAAGGCGACGGTGGACGCGTCGTTGGGCCTGGGCGCGGCGACCAAGGAAATGTCGGTGCGGCCGGAGTTCGACGTCACCCTGGCCTACAACCCCGACTCCGTGCTGTTGCCGGTCTCGCGGGTGGAGGGCATCGGCTGGACGCTGCTGGGCGCCAACACCACCGAAGGCGGCTCGATCATCGGCGGCCTGGGCGGCGTCGTGCGGCTGGACGGCAGCCCCGATCCGGTCGGCGCCCGCGTGCTGTTCGTCAGCCTGGGCAGCCGCGCCGCCGCGCTCACCGGCAGTTCCCGCGCCGCGCAGTGGATGCTGCTGGACCAGCTGATCGACGAGGTGCGCGGCCGCATCTCGCCCGACTCGCACGCCGCCCTGCTCACGCCGGCCGGACGCGCGACGCTGGCGCGCTACATCGGTGGCGGCGGGCGGGTGATGGTCAACGTGCAGCGCGCGGCCGACATCCGCCAGCTGCTGCGCTGGTCGGCGCGCCACAACGTGCGCGTGGCCATCGCCGGCGGAGCCGAGGCCTGGATGCTCGCGCCGGAGCTGGCGCGGGCCAAGGTGCCGGTGTTCGTCGATCCGCTGGCCAACCTGCCGGCGAGCTTCGATGAGATCCACTCGACGATGGAGAACGCCGCGCGCCTGAAGGCCGGCGGGGTGGACGTGAGCTTCGCGCAGGGCGGCGACGCATCGCACAACGCGCGCAAGGTGCGCCAGCTGGCCGGCAACGCGGTGGCCAACGGGCTGCCCTGGGAAGACGGCCTGGCCGGGCTCACCCGGGTGCCCGCGCAGGCGCTGGGCGTCGGTGACCGCATGGGCACGATCGCGCCGGGCAAGCGGGCCGACCTGGTGCTGTGGAGCGGCGACCCGCTCGAGGTCAGCTCCGTGGCCCTGCAGGTGTGGCTGGACGGGCGCGCGATCCCGATGCGCAGCCGCCAGACCGAGCTGCGCGACCGCTACCTGCGCGCCACCACGCCGGCCGAGGCCGGTGGCATGCCGCGCGCGTACCCGGCGCAGGACCGTTGA